In Rutidosis leptorrhynchoides isolate AG116_Rl617_1_P2 chromosome 2, CSIRO_AGI_Rlap_v1, whole genome shotgun sequence, one genomic interval encodes:
- the LOC139894570 gene encoding MADS-box transcription factor 27-like isoform X4 has product MINHWFSTFGFGMGRGKIVIRRIDNSTSRQVTFSKRRNGLLKKAKELAILCDAEVGCVIFSSTGKLHEYSSTSMKTVFDRYRKSKEEHQLTSPASEIKFWQREAAVLKQQLQNLQQSHRHMMGEELSVLSVSELQGLENQLDSSLQCIRRKKV; this is encoded by the exons ATGATCAACCACTGGTTTTCAACTTTTG GGTTCGGTATGGGGAGAGGGAAGATCGTGATACGTAGGATTGACAATTCGACGAGTAGGCAAGTGACGTTTTCTAAGAGGAGAAATGGATTGTTGAAGAAGGCGAAAGAGCTTGCGATTTTGTGTGACGCCGAGGTGGGTTGTGTGATCTTCTCTAGCACCGGCAAACTTCATGAGTACTCGAGCACTAG CATGAAAACCGTGTTTGATCGATACAGAAAAAGTAAAGAGGAACATCAATTGACAAGCCCAGCCTCTGAGATAAAG TTTTGGCAAAGGGAAGCTGCAGTGTTGAAGCAACAGCTACAGAACCTGCAACAGAGTCACAG GCATATGATGGGTGAGGAGCTTTCGGTTTTAAGTGTAAGCGAATTACAAGGTTTGGAGAATCAACTTGATTCGAGTCTTCAATGTATCCGCAGGAAAAAGGTCTGA
- the LOC139894570 gene encoding agamous-like MADS-box protein AGL16 isoform X5, producing MMGEELSVLSVSELQGLENQLDSSLQCIRRKKDQLLFNEIDELNQKGKFIHQQNIELSKEINQIREQNMALYKQVVGTNKNAMHALSITEDPHASIDLQLSIPVQHNDTESRVQSTNLDLQLH from the exons ATGATGGGTGAGGAGCTTTCGGTTTTAAGTGTAAGCGAATTACAAGGTTTGGAGAATCAACTTGATTCGAGTCTTCAATGTATCCGCAGGAAAAAG GATCAACTTCTCTTTAACGAAATAGACGAACTCAACCAGAAG GGAAAGTTCATTCACCAACAAAATATAGAACTGAGTAAGGAGATAAATCAGATTCGTGAACAAAATATGGCCCTGTATAAGCAG GTTGTTGGAACAAACAAGAATGCAATGCATGCTTTAAGCATAACAGAGGACCCACATGCCTCCATTGACCTCCAGCTTTCAATACCAGTGCAACATAATGACACTGAATCGCGAGTGCAATCTACAAATTTGGA CTTACAACTACATTAG
- the LOC139894570 gene encoding MADS-box transcription factor 23-like isoform X2: MINHWFSTFGFGMGRGKIVIRRIDNSTSRQVTFSKRRNGLLKKAKELAILCDAEVGCVIFSSTGKLHEYSSTRLRRNQQHEVTEESKFWQREAAVLKQQLQNLQQSHRHMMGEELSVLSVSELQGLENQLDSSLQCIRRKKDQLLFNEIDELNQKGKFIHQQNIELSKEINQIREQNMALYKQVVGTNKNAMHALSITEDPHASIDLQLSIPVQHNDTESRVQSTNLDLQLH; this comes from the exons ATGATCAACCACTGGTTTTCAACTTTTG GGTTCGGTATGGGGAGAGGGAAGATCGTGATACGTAGGATTGACAATTCGACGAGTAGGCAAGTGACGTTTTCTAAGAGGAGAAATGGATTGTTGAAGAAGGCGAAAGAGCTTGCGATTTTGTGTGACGCCGAGGTGGGTTGTGTGATCTTCTCTAGCACCGGCAAACTTCATGAGTACTCGAGCACTAG GTTAAGAAGAAATCAACAACACGAAGTTACAGAAGAAAGCAAG TTTTGGCAAAGGGAAGCTGCAGTGTTGAAGCAACAGCTACAGAACCTGCAACAGAGTCACAG GCATATGATGGGTGAGGAGCTTTCGGTTTTAAGTGTAAGCGAATTACAAGGTTTGGAGAATCAACTTGATTCGAGTCTTCAATGTATCCGCAGGAAAAAG GATCAACTTCTCTTTAACGAAATAGACGAACTCAACCAGAAG GGAAAGTTCATTCACCAACAAAATATAGAACTGAGTAAGGAGATAAATCAGATTCGTGAACAAAATATGGCCCTGTATAAGCAG GTTGTTGGAACAAACAAGAATGCAATGCATGCTTTAAGCATAACAGAGGACCCACATGCCTCCATTGACCTCCAGCTTTCAATACCAGTGCAACATAATGACACTGAATCGCGAGTGCAATCTACAAATTTGGA CTTACAACTACATTAG
- the LOC139894570 gene encoding MADS-box transcription factor 23-like isoform X3, with product MGRGKIVIRRIDNSTSRQVTFSKRRNGLLKKAKELAILCDAEVGCVIFSSTGKLHEYSSTSMKTVFDRYRKSKEEHQLTSPASEIKFWQREAAVLKQQLQNLQQSHRHMMGEELSVLSVSELQGLENQLDSSLQCIRRKKDQLLFNEIDELNQKGKFIHQQNIELSKEINQIREQNMALYKQVVGTNKNAMHALSITEDPHASIDLQLSIPVQHNDTESRVQSTNLDLQLH from the exons ATGGGGAGAGGGAAGATCGTGATACGTAGGATTGACAATTCGACGAGTAGGCAAGTGACGTTTTCTAAGAGGAGAAATGGATTGTTGAAGAAGGCGAAAGAGCTTGCGATTTTGTGTGACGCCGAGGTGGGTTGTGTGATCTTCTCTAGCACCGGCAAACTTCATGAGTACTCGAGCACTAG CATGAAAACCGTGTTTGATCGATACAGAAAAAGTAAAGAGGAACATCAATTGACAAGCCCAGCCTCTGAGATAAAG TTTTGGCAAAGGGAAGCTGCAGTGTTGAAGCAACAGCTACAGAACCTGCAACAGAGTCACAG GCATATGATGGGTGAGGAGCTTTCGGTTTTAAGTGTAAGCGAATTACAAGGTTTGGAGAATCAACTTGATTCGAGTCTTCAATGTATCCGCAGGAAAAAG GATCAACTTCTCTTTAACGAAATAGACGAACTCAACCAGAAG GGAAAGTTCATTCACCAACAAAATATAGAACTGAGTAAGGAGATAAATCAGATTCGTGAACAAAATATGGCCCTGTATAAGCAG GTTGTTGGAACAAACAAGAATGCAATGCATGCTTTAAGCATAACAGAGGACCCACATGCCTCCATTGACCTCCAGCTTTCAATACCAGTGCAACATAATGACACTGAATCGCGAGTGCAATCTACAAATTTGGA CTTACAACTACATTAG
- the LOC139894570 gene encoding MADS-box transcription factor 23-like isoform X1 has protein sequence MINHWFSTFGFGMGRGKIVIRRIDNSTSRQVTFSKRRNGLLKKAKELAILCDAEVGCVIFSSTGKLHEYSSTSMKTVFDRYRKSKEEHQLTSPASEIKFWQREAAVLKQQLQNLQQSHRHMMGEELSVLSVSELQGLENQLDSSLQCIRRKKDQLLFNEIDELNQKGKFIHQQNIELSKEINQIREQNMALYKQVVGTNKNAMHALSITEDPHASIDLQLSIPVQHNDTESRVQSTNLDLQLH, from the exons ATGATCAACCACTGGTTTTCAACTTTTG GGTTCGGTATGGGGAGAGGGAAGATCGTGATACGTAGGATTGACAATTCGACGAGTAGGCAAGTGACGTTTTCTAAGAGGAGAAATGGATTGTTGAAGAAGGCGAAAGAGCTTGCGATTTTGTGTGACGCCGAGGTGGGTTGTGTGATCTTCTCTAGCACCGGCAAACTTCATGAGTACTCGAGCACTAG CATGAAAACCGTGTTTGATCGATACAGAAAAAGTAAAGAGGAACATCAATTGACAAGCCCAGCCTCTGAGATAAAG TTTTGGCAAAGGGAAGCTGCAGTGTTGAAGCAACAGCTACAGAACCTGCAACAGAGTCACAG GCATATGATGGGTGAGGAGCTTTCGGTTTTAAGTGTAAGCGAATTACAAGGTTTGGAGAATCAACTTGATTCGAGTCTTCAATGTATCCGCAGGAAAAAG GATCAACTTCTCTTTAACGAAATAGACGAACTCAACCAGAAG GGAAAGTTCATTCACCAACAAAATATAGAACTGAGTAAGGAGATAAATCAGATTCGTGAACAAAATATGGCCCTGTATAAGCAG GTTGTTGGAACAAACAAGAATGCAATGCATGCTTTAAGCATAACAGAGGACCCACATGCCTCCATTGACCTCCAGCTTTCAATACCAGTGCAACATAATGACACTGAATCGCGAGTGCAATCTACAAATTTGGA CTTACAACTACATTAG